In Pseudomonas sp. LRP2-20, the genomic window GCCGCACCCTGGCGCACATCTATGATCGCAATGGCGACAATCTTGAGGCGCAGCTGCTCAGTGAAGGGCTTGGCTATCACGTAGCAATCGCCCCCAATGTGCGCCTGGCGGGCTGCCAGCAAGCGGCCGAGCGGGTGGCGCGCGCAGCGCAGGCGGGCCTGTGGCGCAGCTCGCCAGTGCTCAAGGCGGCAAACGTGAAGCAATCAGGCTTTGCCGTGGTCGCTGGCACCATCCGTGGCATCCAGCGCAATCGTGGCGGTATCTGGCTGGAGCTGGACGACACCGTGGTGCTGCAGATTCCCGCTCGTCTGCAACGCACCTTCCCTGACAGCTTCTTCGTTAACCTCAAGGGACGCCAGGTCGAGGCGCGCGGCTGGGTGCTGGATCGTTCCCGCAAGGGCGGGCTCAAGCCAGGGCAGCGACGCTGGGTGTTGCCGTTGACCGATCCGGCCATGTTGGAGCGCACTTGAGGCTGAAAAGATGTAGACAGTTCGATGTCAGATTGTACACACTGTTAGTCGAATGCCCCCGTGCGTGATAGCTTAAAGTCGTAGGCCAAAGGCCTTGACACAAGTGACTGACCAGTCTTGTGGCTCCCCGGCTCTTTGCGTATCCTCGGCGGTCCGTCAGAACAGTAAATAGCGGAATGCCCACCATGTCAGACCTGAAAACCGCCGCTCTCGAATACCACGCTCAACCTCGTCCGGGGAAACTGAGCGTCGAGCTCTCCAAGCCCACCGCCACCGCCCGCGATCTCGCCCTGGCCTACAGCCCAGGTGTTGCAGAGCCCGTGCGCGAAATCGGCCGTGATCCAGAGCTGGCCTACAAATACACCGGCAAGGGCAACCTGGTCGCGGTCATTTCCGATGGCACCGCCATCCTCGGTCTGGGTGACCTCGGCCCACTGGCTTCCAAGCCAGTGATGGAAGGCAAGGGCGTTCTGTTCAAGCGTTTTGCCGGTATCGACGTGTTCGACATCGAAGTCGACTCGGAAAGCCCGCAGGCGTTCATCGACACCGTCAAGCGCATCTCGATCACCTTCGGTGGCATCAACCTCGAAGACATCAAGGCCCCAGAGTGCTTCGAAATCGAGCGCACCCTGATCGAGCAGTGCGACATTCCGGTGTTCCACGATGATCAGCACGGTACCGCGATCGTTACCGCGGCCGGCATGATCAACGCCCTGGAAATCGCCGGCAAGAAGCTGGAAGACGCCAAGATCGTCTGCCTGGGTGCTGGCGCTGCCGCGATCTCCTGCATGAAGCTGCTGGTCAGCATGGGTGCCAAGGTCGAGAACATCTTCATGATCGACCGCAGCGGCGTGATCCACGCTGGCCGCGACGACCTGAACCAGTACAAGGCTCAGTTCGCCCACGCGACCGACAAGCGCACCCTGGCTGACGCCCTGGACGGTGCAGACGTGTTCGTTGGTCTGTCCGGCCCGAACCTGCTGAGCCCGGAAGGCCTGAAGTCGATGGCGGCCAACCCGATCGTGTTCGCCTGCTCGAACCCGGACCCGGAAATCTCCCCAGAGCTGGCTCACGCCACTCGCAGCGACGTGATCATGGCCACCGGTCGTTCCGACTACCCGAACCAGGTCAACAACGTGCTGGGCTTCCCGTTCATCTTCCGCGGTGCCCTGGACGTTCGCGCCAAGCGCATCAACGAAGAAATGAAGATCGCCGCCGCCATCGCCCTGAAAGACCTGGCCAAGCTGCCGGTACCGAAGGAAGTCTGCGAAGCCTACGGCGTTGAAGGCCTGGAGTTCGGTCGCGAGTACATCATTCCGAAGCCGCTGGACGCTCGTCTGATCACCGTCGTTTCCGACGCGGTGGCCAAGGCTGCCATCGAATCCGGCGTGGCTACCCTGCCGTATCCGAAGCACTACCCGCTGAACAGCGTGGATGAAGTGTTCAACGGCTGATTGCAGCTG contains:
- a CDS encoding thermonuclease family protein, with product MRMANPSGFALLLNKAPLVGAFFVGAIWQLPALALCPLPEQPQPVAVRQVVDGDTLRLTDGRSVRMIGINAPEIGRKGRTSEPYAEAARRRLQALVKASDGRVGLVPGVERKDKYGRTLAHIYDRNGDNLEAQLLSEGLGYHVAIAPNVRLAGCQQAAERVARAAQAGLWRSSPVLKAANVKQSGFAVVAGTIRGIQRNRGGIWLELDDTVVLQIPARLQRTFPDSFFVNLKGRQVEARGWVLDRSRKGGLKPGQRRWVLPLTDPAMLERT
- a CDS encoding malic enzyme-like NAD(P)-binding protein — protein: MSDLKTAALEYHAQPRPGKLSVELSKPTATARDLALAYSPGVAEPVREIGRDPELAYKYTGKGNLVAVISDGTAILGLGDLGPLASKPVMEGKGVLFKRFAGIDVFDIEVDSESPQAFIDTVKRISITFGGINLEDIKAPECFEIERTLIEQCDIPVFHDDQHGTAIVTAAGMINALEIAGKKLEDAKIVCLGAGAAAISCMKLLVSMGAKVENIFMIDRSGVIHAGRDDLNQYKAQFAHATDKRTLADALDGADVFVGLSGPNLLSPEGLKSMAANPIVFACSNPDPEISPELAHATRSDVIMATGRSDYPNQVNNVLGFPFIFRGALDVRAKRINEEMKIAAAIALKDLAKLPVPKEVCEAYGVEGLEFGREYIIPKPLDARLITVVSDAVAKAAIESGVATLPYPKHYPLNSVDEVFNG